The genomic window GAAATCCAAAGGGTTGGTGTTTAATGGAGGATGCTAATCCTCTTTTATACTGTTGTCATGTAGAGCTAATTTGGACCATAGTCACATTGATACAGCAACCATCTGAAAGCGCTGTGAAAACTGTTAGACTGTTCCATTTGTGCAAGAAGACATTGTAGCAGACATTTATTTCATGATTTCTATTTGTTACTAACTCAGTAAGCAGCATTATCAGTGTCAGCCACAGGTCTGGTAAATGGCTCAGAAAGACACATTGTAATATACATATACAATTCAACTTGGCTGGTTTCTTATATTCTCATGTGCTTCTTTACTTAACAGTTGTTGCTAAGAGGAACTATTTTGACTCATTCTGTATATGCAAATGTAGATATAATGACCAAATGCCAGTTGATGTGTTTTGAGATCTCTGCTCTTTAAGTGCACGCTGTGACACTCACACATACATGTTTCCTTGGAATGTGTTCAGAATAACTCACAGTTTGTGCTAGTAGTGCATGACCAGAGTTTATAAACCACTATGTTCCGGTATACGTATACTGTTGCAAAGTTGTGTTGTTGCAGTTCCTGAAGTGTGACAAACCTGCTAGTTATTGTACTTTAAAAGACTATATTCCGGCTAGAAATGCTACCTAAGTGCTTTTGCTTACTGTTTGATGTGAGAGATGAATGAGAGAGAACAGATGCACAGTGGGTTTGTATGGTGATACTTAGAGTAGAGTTATAATGGGTTTCCTTTGGGGAACACGTGGGGGACAAATGGGAATAGGAGGGGTAAAATCCCACCTAAAACAAACCTCCTGTACACTGTTGACTTGTGGAAACCTAACACATGATATTTCAGATGATCTTGCAATGTTTATTATCAAAACATTTGATCCCCACAAGTGCATCTAGTGTAAAGGCTAGGGTTTGTTTAATGATACATGTTTAAGAGAGGCATAGGTTCAAAGGATAAAGTGAAGTTTGAGGGTAACTGTCGATAAGTACAGGAGGCTACACTAGTTTAGTTTTTCTGATTGGTGGGAATACCGCTGGCTTCTTGTTGCTTCTCCATCTTCTTAGTGGAGACCACTGACTCTTCATAAATTTCGCGCTGGGCCACCTTGCTGACAGACTTGCTCTGGTGCTGTTCTTCATCCTTGCTCTCCTTCTTGGATCCCTTTCCAGAGCTGGAGTAAATATGGGTCTGGTAGCTGTAGCCTCCACCACTGCTGCCTATGGAGGGGGTGGGATAGGTGATCCCAGTCCCAATGCGGGTCTCCTCACCTTCTAGCAGCTTCCTGAAGAGGTGATGAACAGCAAGAATTGATTTAAAGAAAGGCTTTTAATTCTTCTTGTTCATTGTGAAGTTAAAAGTGTTGTTGTTCTATGCAAGTTGCAAGTGAAAAAACCAACCTGTAAGCAGCAATTTCAATATCCAGTGCCATCTTCACATTCAGCAGATCCTGATATTCCCTCAGGTGACGAGCCATCTCGTTCTTAGTGGTCCTCAGCTCATTCTCCAGCTCTGCCATGCTTTCCTAATAAAAGTATAGGGGAGATGATTTAGCTGATTGACAGTAGTGACTTGCATACAGAATCTCCTAGTCCACTCTTCATTTTGTGCACACAAAGACGTCTGACAGTCCTACTGTTAATATGCATCTTTTAGCTTGAAACAAGAGTTTGAAAAAGCTGGATGTTTTTTCTATATCTATTTTATTTAGTAGAAGGATTGTAATCAGAGACAATAACTGCATAAAATGCCTCATTTAGATGTAAACAGTGAGTAGGCGTTGTCAGATGCAGGTGCTGAGCGCTTTGTCCCGTGGGAGTCactttcagcaccacggacagagcTTGTCCGAACCCAGCGGCCTCTGTTTCATTTTTACTCTGAGTTTCacttaattaaaaagaaatacaTCACTTATGGAACTGTTGTATAACCACATAATTtatctgattttaaaaaatgttaataaatcgAGTTTTTCGTAATCCTTTCCCTCAGAGTGTGACAGTGAGAAATGATTACCTGGTAGTTTCCTATCTCCACACTGTGCCTGTCCTCCATCTCCCGGAGCTGCTTTTCCAGGGACTCGTTGGTTCCCCTCAGACCTTCTATCTCGATGGTCTTGGACTGCAGCTGCCTCCTGAACTCGTTCATCTCCTCCCTGCTGGCCCGAATGGCCTCGTTACTCCGGTTCGCCTGCTCGGACAGGTCGGCGAATTTGGACTTGTACCACTCCTCAGCCGACTGCAGGTTTTTGGAGGCCATGGACTCGTACTGGCCGCGAATCTCTTTGAGGGCGGAGGTTAGGTCCGGCTTGGACACCTCCATCTCCACCGACACTTGGGCGGCATGGATCATGTCCGTCAGCTCGGCAACCTCCTCTTCGTGCACCTTCCTCAGGAAGTTGATCTCATCCAGGAGAGATTCCACCTTCTTCTCCAGGTCCAGGCGCACCATGGTGGCATCATCCACATCTTTCTTAAAAGCCTTGAGGGTGGCCTCCGCCTCCTCACGGGCACGGAACTCTTCTTCGTATTTTCCTCTGACTTTCTGCAGCTCGTCTTCTATGCTGTCCCTCTCAATCATCAGGTGGGACTTTTCTCCGTTGAGTTCGTCGAGCTGAGAGCGCAGTTCGCGGATCTCTTGCTGGTAAAGCTCGGCCAAGCGGGATGGTTCGGTCTGCCGCTGGCGCAAAGTAATCAGCTCCGTCTCCAGGACTTTGTTGTGCTGCTCCAAGTTGCGCACTTTCTCAATAAACATTGCAAAGCGGTCATTAAGACCTTGCATTTGCTCCTTCTCATTGGTGCGGATGATTTTAAACTCATTGTTGAGGACGGTGCTCTGGGTCAGGTCGAAGGTCTCCAGTGGCATGGACGAGAAGGAGCGGCCGGACTTTCTGCTGTAGGACCCCAGGGATGAGATGTTGGTTCGAGATAGAGAGGAAGACCGGTAACCTCCGCGTGATGACATATTCATAGTCGTCCGAGATGGAGAGGACGAATAACGGGGAGAATCCCCGAAAATCCTTCGGTAGGACGAGGCGGAAAAGGTTTCGGGTCCGTAACTCATCTTGGCTTGTGTGGAGACAGAGTGGAGCGGAGGGCGCGTCTCCCTTTTATAAGGGGACCGGCCCAATCACTAATTAATGCCCACTGCACATCCGGACGCACAGCCCATATGCGTCATTCAGCCTCATGGATTATCATCTACTGgtcaaaataagataagaacatTTTTTTGTACATAACGAAGTCCCATTAATCACCATAGTAGAGAAGTGCAGGGTTGGCTCAGCTCTTTGTATGTCTTTGAATGGAGTAGCCGAGATGGAACTGTCCGTCTTGGCGCAGTGATGATGCGTCAGTGGAGAGGATTAAAAGGGCATTTAATAGCACATGTACCTGGACTACTGTACTTATGAACAGAGGCTTACATTATCCTATGTGTCGCATAATTTAAATAGAAGTGTTTCCTTCCCTGGGGCCGATGGAAAAAATACATCTACTGAttgatgtaaaagaaaaaaatagatatttgtccaaatgtcttaaaactttagttaCGAACAAATCCTTCATCACAAGAATTGGAAGCAACTCTTTCGCAGAAATATACCTGAACTGTGAGTTAATAATTCAGAAatgagttaaataaataaataaataaataaataaataaataaagcaaaagaggtttttaaataacaaatgcaacagagacaaataaacaataactcACTTGTCGTGGTCGTTGGGAGGTATTTTCTGTGTATGTCAGTTTAAATGATTTGAAATACTTTTAAGCAGGATACCAAAGATAGACTTTTGCTGCCCTCTGTTGCCACATTGCGCTATAGTGCAAGCGCGAATAAAAATGCAGTAAGTCTACAGAAATACTTGCACTGAGATAGTAATTTACTATTCTGGAGGACCCAGACAGAAGGATGATGTGTACTTCGAAAAGATGACAGATGGTTTTGATTTCATATTTCTTATGATTTCTTATAAAGAAAATAGGTGTAGTGCAACATATTTCTATCAGTAGTCAGCTCTATTGGACTCAGATgtacccaaaaaaaatttcagcctCCTCAGTGTTTGACTGTATggttttttgtgttaaatatttAGGAAATGTCCAAAAATTTGCTTCTTTTTGTGAGTTTTTCCTCAGAATCCCTAATTTTATTGAgtaactgacagatttttttctctttatttgtttttttttttttactttgtcctTCAACAGAAATGAAATGAGGATTGTGCAAATTTTCAACTTTAATAAATATGTTATGATTTTTCACATTCATATTAGTGAACAGTAAAATGAAATAGGGCTAGGATAGTGTTAACGTAAACATCTTCAAGTTAAATCTGAAAATGCCTTCTTTTTACCTCAGTGTCATTTGTGCATACAAATGCATATGTTTTGTATGCAGTTTTAATGATCAAACCAGGATGGTTAATGATTTGTACACTTATACTGTTCatattttccacattatttttattttcagtttttttcccctgTGAATATACACAAGTAACAGCAATGTCGTTTGGCTCAGATGATTAACTCTGCCCATACACATACAAAACACATGaatttaatataaaaacaaaaaggatTAGGGTTGTGGTAAAAACCTGCAGTTGCTTACATAAAAACAGTGCTGAAAGGAACATAGAAATGGTGAAATACAAACATACCAGATCAAATATTTGTTATAAACCCAACCATGGAGTGTTTGGTACAAATGAAGATGAAGAGTCATAGTGTGTCTAGTCATGTAATAATGGAAATGGGAATTGTTCCGCACATAATAGTTTAAAATTATAAAGCTATGGTCTTCTACGCAAGGAAGACCAGGTGTGGTTGTAACATGGGGGGAGTTGTAACACCAACAATTCCACAAATATGTGATGAAAAAATAGACTGATGAACATCAAGGCTATAAATAGACatatggtggaaaaaaaaaacagaatttatgTTAAGAAAGTATTTATTTTCTCGCAAGACTATAGCTTTGTTTAATACATTTACACCTGCAGATAAAATCATGTGATTTATAATAAATGGAATCATAGTTTCTCGGGTGAAATGTGTTGTATGACTCACCTGCTCACTGTGTTAATCCAGTTAAACAGTAACAAACTGGACTGGGTTGGGTTGGAACACACCTTTAAAGTGCAACAACCTGCTACTAATGAACAACTAACAGCGTTTTTCTGACTGCATTACATTTACAGAGCACCTACACATATAgatagacacaaacacacatactgaCATTACTATGAAAGACAAAACATCACATATCCTTTACACAGGCACAATGTTGGGTTGAAGAAAATATATAGTCAGAATCTCAATATGACCaagtgcaataataataataagaagaagaagaagaaaaagaaagataagataagataagataagataagataagataagataagtctttattagtcccacaaggggaaattccagatttacagcagcaaagcacaaaagcacacaagagcaaaagaaagtGCAAAATCAAGAATAAAGGCAAATCAAAAAAAGttatatatactatttacagctgtgcacatgctgatcatgccacaggttggatagggataTGGTTTATTCCACTGTCTATTGCacaaggtgaagaagaagaagaagaagaagaagaagaagaagaagaagaagaagagcaaaaatgtcataattgttgtgttttttgtcagtgaaaatagAATACAAAATTATGAATTCCCACTTTGTACATTGTATTTTGTCATTGCTTTGGGCATTAATCTTTGTTGGTGTCTGTATTATGTTTCTGTCCCTCCAGTCCATGGACTCTGTTGAGACTTTTAAACAGCATCTTAAGACACTCTTGTTTAAGCAagcattttaaatccaaactgactcagggctgctacaaaccgATGGCACTTAAtgcatttattgcattttaactgtattttaattacattttaaattgtattttaaactgtattttagttgtcttgcactgtaaagcactttgtgactccctgtctatgaaaagtgctctataaataaattgacttacttatttactcacttatttacttacttactttatttgcccaaaataaaacactcattcatgaaagaaagaaagaaagaaagaaagaaagaaagattatgGTACTGTATTACGGATACACCTGCATGTCACTTAAACTGTGATAATTCTGATTACATGGCCTTGAGTAGATCACATCCCATTCTTCTCACTGATGCAGCTTGATTAAAGCCAGTAGGCTGTCACTTGGACCCAGTTCACCGGACGGATGCCTCTCATCTGTGTATCTGTACTTGATGTCATCAGATGATAACTATACAGATCGTTTGGTCACGTGCCTCTGCTACGACAGCAGCCGGTCCCGCCCCCTGTCTTGACAGACATGagtaagccccgccccctgaatGTCTCAAAACAACAGCTGGCTGCGGAGAGACAGTAGAGTTAAGTCAGAGCGGCGGGAGTACTCATCTGCTGCCTGGGTTCACAGCGTAGATATCATCGCTTTAATCGCAGCTCGCCATACAGACAATTCACACTAGCGCTTTTCCTGCGACTTTTCCACCGCTCAAGGCGCATGCTCAGACTGACGGTGCAGTTGTTTTATTCAGGAACTCAAGAGGTGAGTACAGTAATGCCAGTCACAGCTTAAAGGCACTGAAATCTGCCCCGACACTTTGCggctttgtttttgtcatttctgctGCAAAGCCAGCTAACATATTAGCATTTCCCAGTTCATTTTTGCCTGTCCTTGCTGTCAGTGTCAGAAAAGCAAAGCAGAAGTACCAGAGGTGGTTTAATAAGCAGTCTGTTAGCTAGCTTTTACAGTTCGGCCAAAGCGGACGTCGTAATAGTACTCCAACGGCTTAAGGTTTTCTTCTGCCGTTAGCTTGAAAACATGCTTTGACTAAAAGGACACGTACATTTTCGTTGAGAAGCCCCTAATGTTAGTGTAGCCGAagaaaattgtgtgaaaatgataACCTTTTGTGCACAGTTGTTGCGGTAAACGTCGACCCCACTGACATAAGGCAAAAACAAAGCCCCAGGACAAGTTATGTAGCGTTTCTGTCTTGGTGTTTGCTGCGCTGTTTTGCAGTTTTTCTCCCGTAGCCTTTCACCTTTCCGTGCCAGAGCTACCTTCAGACCCCACTGGACCCTGTTTACTGCGTGGGCTGAGATGTCCTGCAGACAATAGCAGAAAGAAAACGCTTAAACATCAGCAGTCAGGCTTGGAATAGGCCATGAAAACGCTCGTTTCCATCAGTGTAAAGAAGGGCTTTTGTAGTATCACCTTTACTTTCTTGTCAAGATGTGAAGTCACCATAAAGGGTTATAACAGCTCATgtgctgtttgtgtctttgttgacAGCTCTCTGCTGGCTAAAAACATGTCATTTGTATTTGTGCTAGCATAAGAACAAGAAAGCTGACCCCTGCCTTTCCTTCCTGCAGACCAGCCTTTTCAGTGACAGTAGGAGAGTGATAGAGTGTTGGCATGGGAGGAAAAAACACAGCTCTGGTTGTTACCAAGACAAGGCCAAGACGTGCTTGCATACCAGACAGATTGTCTGCAAATTCATAGTGGAAAGATCTGCTATGTTGTCTTTTGTTCTTTTGTGTCTCTGTTCACCTTTGCATGTGATGTGATTGGGGCTGAACAATATAAAAACGGCGTATTGTGATTCCATTTGCTTGGATTTCATGGAGATTGTGCAGATTACCGATCATTTGGAAATGTGTACCTATTACAACACTATAAATATAAAGTTCAGTTTGTTTCTCTCCTCAGTGTCACTAAAATCAATATATCAACATGCACACACTGGACCTTTGAAGTACATCCTATTACAGTTTCACCAACTGATGTATTTAGCATATAAATGCTTAATATTTCCTCTTGGTTGTACTTACAAGTACAAGCCTTTGTTCAGTTTCTTCTTCATTTACCTCTGATTGAATTTTGCCTGACTTTGTACTTTAATTACAAATGTCCAGCTGCTGTAGAAAGGAACCAATTTGCTCTTATGGTATAAGCTCCAATATATGCATGTCCCTTTGCCCATCCTCTGCACCCTAAGCCATAAACAGGCTGATAAGTGGTTGCTCATCCAGTTACTCTTGTTCCTTCAGTCCCAAAACTGAAGTGAATTAAGATTCATATTTGTCATTTGTCCACCCTCCAGATATAGAAGACATTGATGTTAAAGATGACCACTTCATGGAGCGACAGACTGCAGAACTTCGCAGACTTGCCTGCCAACATGGATGGCCTGACaatgaaaaaatacagaagaGAGCCCTATCACAGGTAAGAAAGAGACATAGGAGGCTTTAGGGTGGGATTTATGCATTTTTCACAATCTGAAAATTTATCCAACTCCTCAAagatgaaagatgaaaaaaaatagaaactgcAGGACTTCAGGTATAAAGGATTTGTTACCAAACAGATTAAGCAGGTAAAATTAAATCCAGTTCTTGCAAAGCACCATACAAATGCTACTTTAATTTGTTAGTTACAAAGACAGAGTGGGGAAAATAATCTGGTTTGTTTTGTTCCAAGCCTACAGGTGCATTGGCCGAAACAACAAAGATTATGTTTTGTAACACTGACAGCAATCCCAACAATCAGTACAACCAATGCCAAGGACCAGAATTCTGCAGTGAGAATAGTTGTTGGAAATACACTGATGAATTGTCTTCAAAGTATTTGCTGAACTTCAACAAGTCTGTCTTAAGAAGTCTGTGTAAATGAATTAATCTGTTCATGCTATAGTATTAAATCTGAAGCAGTAAAGGTTTCATTGATTTGGCTGTTTTCTGGGATGATTTCCCTAAACACAAgaagaaaatatatttatatatgaaaatatcttttttttttcttttttcttttttttttttttttacaatcctcCGCATTTTTATGAGAATTTGTGAAACCCTTGGTCTTAAATTCCCACAAAAGTTTtatctcttttttatttttgatctttttttttcccttttcgtTCATGTGAGTTGAACTATTTTGTCTAAAAGTCCACATTTCTGAAGGTTTAAAACTGCCACTGAACTTAATACTGTCCTTTTACTTCAGGTATACTTACCTTTTGGCAAAATGTAATGTAACCTAATACTCTAATATACATATTCCTACATAAACCTGTGCTCTGCACAGGACTGTGTACTTTTGACCTTTATATTCATCTGCAACACTTGAATAAGAAAAGGATGATTTGTCCAAATCTCTGTGTTAGATTTGATTAAAATACATAGTTTAAAAGCATTAAATGTAAGTATCAGATATCTGCAGATACTCTGTTCTATTTGTTTAATAAAGGTCTCCTTATGAAATGCCACAGGAAGGGTTTAATGAATTATCAAGTGTTGTTGAGTTGTATAgataataatcattcattttcaggggtttcatttattgtcattttaaatGGAATCACTATTTTACATtacaatttaatttttaaaggACTTAATTGATATTCATTTACTTAAATCTTTAGATTGAAAATAGGATAATAAGTAGGTTTTTCTGGCCTGGGCTGGACATACAGTCCAACCTGTCACAGGTGTGGTTTGCAGACTGTTGCAAAATTGTTTTGCTCTCCACCTTGTGGCAAAATGTCACTCGTGTTTTGAGGCTTTCACACTGAGATTATGAAGTGAAATGAGACAACACAGTGGTCTGACATAGTTGCTTTGTTGTGCAGTGCCCTAGGAAAGCCTGCCATAAATAGACTCCCTTGTTTATGTTGATAGGTAACACCCTGAAGCTACACTTTGTTCCTTGTCTGTATGCTAAACATGTGTTGTTGAATGTTTAACTCAACCTCAGTCCCACATGTCCACTGTGTGACCACTGCTGTTCTTTAAAACCTTATGTAACATACTGTGCTTACATGTTCTATAACTGCTGCATACTCCTCTGACATAAGTCACCTTGTCAATAACAAGCTAAGTTAACACATACATTTGCACACTGttactttagagcaggggtcaccgaccctggtcctcaagatctactatcctgcatgttttagatatatccttcttctaacacacctgattcaaatgataagcctatcgtcaagctctgcagaagcctgatagtgagcgtcaggtgtgctggaagagggaaacatttaaacatgcaggatagtcgatctcgaggaccaggggtGGTTACCCCTGCTTTAGAGGACATTGCACATGCCGTTTATACCCTAACCATAAACAAATATGACTAAACCATTACCTAACCTTAACTTAACTTTAAAGCTAATTAGAAAAGAactttttcctaatttcattgaacacaattgacaataaaggctattctgttcTTAACTCTCAGTCTCAATCATTTTCTTGCCTAAGAGAGACAGAGCTCTTCTATTTGACTGTGTAAACAGATTTGCATCTCTTTAAATTTGATTAAACAAACTCAAACAACCCATTCCTCCCACCACTACTCACACAAACCATCAAAGGTAATATAGACAGACACAAAGAGGTCTCATTGATCTACATCAAACAGTGCGCTTGTATCTGTTCCTCATTCTAATTTAATTTTTAGGTTTGATAGATATTTAAGAGACCGCTAAAGGTGACTTTTAGTTTATCTCAGAGTCTGTTCCCTTAAGGTAAGTAAGAGTTCAACTGAAACAATACAGCTTGAGAGTGAGTGCTGTGTATCACATAGCAAAGGGCTGACAGCTCTGCCTGCAGCAGATAAACTGTCTATCGCAGGGAGTTGAATCACTGTCTACAGGAGATTACAGAGCAGTGGAAAAAATCTGGTAGATTATTGCACAGCTGTGCTCAGATGGAGTAAATTGTAAAGGGATTCTTTTGTAGGTGTGGTTTGTCCTATGCGGGCTATTTGAGGCGATACTGTTGTCAGCATGACCAAAGTCGAGCCAGTAATCACGGAACCCCCACCCATTGTCAGTGCATGTGAGCTTTGGAAAGGCATGATTTAACCCTGACCCTTATCATTTATGGCAGTCATGTATGACACCTCCCACACACAGCGGACACATGTGAGATGAACAAGGCACAGCAAAACTAAATAGATTTAGATTTAAATCCccctctgggaaaaaaaacaagtgcttAGAAAGGCTGACGCCAGAGAAGTGCATTTGTTCTGAAGGGTCAGTTGAACCTCTGCTGTCGACCTCTCATTGGTCACATTTTAGATAAAGTGTGACTTAATGTAAGATTTACAAGCAACTAAGAACTTAATTCAGCATTACCAAATACTTAATATTTAGACTGATATGACAGACAGAGCACTGAAACATTTTacatataaaatgtatttttacatgATGCTGTTATTTTCATGTAAAGCACTTCCTCGTGTTGTTCTTAACGTAAAGCACTCCTCACAACGTTAGCATCATGTTTTTTTCAGGACATAGctaatgatggaaaatgaagcagCTGTGTTAGGAAAGTAAAGTTACTCATATATCGCAATTAGGTAAAAATATGAGTTTGGCAATTATACTATGACGCTAACAATTTCATATATTTGATTTTGTGAGTTAACATTGCATTTTTGGCTCATGAATTTGAGGATACATTTTTGAATATTAGAAActtgattttttacatttatgtagGTTCTTTTAATATGGAGTTTTCAGgcagcaaaatgattgttaactgGTAATTTTTGTTTGGTCCACCTCTCTAACTTTGTTTTCTGTCATCTTTCTACCATCTCTTATCAAAGAAAGGcccaaaatacttgaaaatattttGATTTAATAAATTTAGTgctatttatttacacatatctAATCTCTGCATGCAACATTCTTTTTCATACAGCCTGTCTTTCCTTGCATTCAGCACTTGCATATAGTAGGACTGGGCAAGAAGTTGAATCATTTCAATTAATTTGCTATTTGCTTTttgaaaacatgtaaaaattcCTAAAACATTAATTGGAAGGTCATGCTTCATGTGGAGATGGACAGAAATAAAAAATGCAACTTGTTTGTAGTTATATAGTTATTATGAAAGTTTCTTCAGTCATTgatgttgtttattattattgcacATATATGCTGTATACTGTTAGTGAAGAAACCTGTTTTTGAAAGTTTTACCTTGAGTTCCCATCCACTGAATAAAAGGATTAAAATTATGAATCATCCTTAACAGTGAGAAAATAAATTTGGTCTTTTAGCCATTATCACACAGTCCCAGTATTAAATGATTAAAAGTAAAGTGTTTATTGACCCAGATGTCTATAATGGGACAGCTGTAGCTCAGGGCTGGGAGTTTGCTTGATTCTACCTGACTTGTGATGGTTCTGGATGTCTTTGAGGTCCCACAAACATGACACTGCACAACAACAACCCTGACTGACAGCAACACAACAACAGAGAATGACGCGGAAAGGTCACAATCATTTTTGCAACAAGTCAAAAATTTTCTGAATGGCAAGAaagcaaagagagagagggagggtgtgtgtgtgtgtgtgtatgttgttggtggtggggggggtcattGTTTGTGGGCCAAAACTGCCCCACGCTGCTGTGGCAGGTTAGTTCAACGGGGGAGTCAAACTGAGGTTTAATTTTGCACAGAATGCATCGTCAGTGCTCTGCTGGGCAAAGATCTAAATGGGAGCTTGTTCACTATGGATCTGCAGCAAGGTATTTGAGAAATGTTTGAGTGATGGGGAAACATGATCAGCTAGTAATAAGCTAACTACCTTTGTAGTAAGTAATTCAAGAGGTTGTGACTCCTGTGGTGGCTTAGATTGTTTTATTAGTCAAGGATGACGAAACCATATTTGatttcattgtgttgtttttttattaccaGGATGTACCTTTTTTTAAAGTTAGTATTGACTCATGTGGCAATAGGGACACAGCTACTCATTGAGTTCAGTCACAGACATTGGAGATAAACTATTTGCTTTGTGTGCCAGCAGTCAAAGTTGAGCTAGTAGTATGTGACTGCCCTTTCTGTGGAAGCCGTGTCAGTCAGGCTATGTAAACATTGCCTATGGCTGTGGCCACAACGGACTCCAGCCTCCTAACTGATTTATATGCCAGCCTAGGACAGTAAAGCTGTTTCCTGGAAGATTGTCACATTCACAGCTGGTTTAAGGTTTCTTATATTGGTCTTACCAGCCAACAAACCAATTAGAAGATTGTTTTGATTTCAACAAGCTGCATTAGACTTTACTAGAGATCAAGTGGAAGAATGTTAAATAGT from Sphaeramia orbicularis chromosome 1, fSphaOr1.1, whole genome shotgun sequence includes these protein-coding regions:
- the inab gene encoding internexin neuronal intermediate filament protein, alpha b codes for the protein MSYGPETFSASSYRRIFGDSPRYSSSPSRTTMNMSSRGGYRSSSLSRTNISSLGSYSRKSGRSFSSMPLETFDLTQSTVLNNEFKIIRTNEKEQMQGLNDRFAMFIEKVRNLEQHNKVLETELITLRQRQTEPSRLAELYQQEIRELRSQLDELNGEKSHLMIERDSIEDELQKVRGKYEEEFRAREEAEATLKAFKKDVDDATMVRLDLEKKVESLLDEINFLRKVHEEEVAELTDMIHAAQVSVEMEVSKPDLTSALKEIRGQYESMASKNLQSAEEWYKSKFADLSEQANRSNEAIRASREEMNEFRRQLQSKTIEIEGLRGTNESLEKQLREMEDRHSVEIGNYQESMAELENELRTTKNEMARHLREYQDLLNVKMALDIEIAAYRKLLEGEETRIGTGITYPTPSIGSSGGGYSYQTHIYSSSGKGSKKESKDEEQHQSKSVSKVAQREIYEESVVSTKKMEKQQEASGIPTNQKN